Proteins from a genomic interval of Burkholderia cepacia GG4:
- a CDS encoding DsbC family protein, with amino-acid sequence MKKTIRIASLALAVTMATLGCTAQADQTTDKLKATLQTRLGSDAPIKSVSKSPVEGLYEVNLGSQIIYSDAAGDYVLLGDLVDTKTHKNLTDARLSDLNKIDFASLPLANAIKVVKGNGARKIAVFSDPNCPYCKRLETTLQSIDNVTVYTFLYPVLSPDSTAKSKVIWCATDRAKSWEGWMLDHRVPSGAGNCDTTALDKNLALGRGMNVTGTPTIFLPDGRRLPGAVSADQLNQALASSK; translated from the coding sequence ATGAAAAAAACGATCCGCATCGCATCGCTGGCGCTGGCCGTCACGATGGCGACGCTCGGCTGCACCGCGCAGGCCGACCAAACCACCGACAAGCTGAAAGCCACGCTGCAAACGCGTCTCGGCAGCGACGCGCCGATCAAGAGCGTATCGAAATCGCCGGTCGAGGGCCTGTACGAAGTGAACCTCGGCTCGCAGATCATCTATAGCGATGCAGCCGGCGACTACGTGCTGCTCGGCGATCTCGTCGATACCAAGACGCACAAGAACCTGACCGACGCGCGCCTGTCCGACCTCAACAAGATCGACTTCGCGAGCCTGCCGCTCGCGAACGCGATCAAGGTCGTCAAGGGCAACGGCGCGCGCAAGATCGCGGTGTTCTCCGATCCGAATTGCCCGTACTGCAAGCGACTCGAGACGACGCTGCAGTCGATCGACAACGTGACCGTCTACACGTTCCTGTACCCGGTGCTGTCGCCCGATTCGACCGCGAAGTCGAAGGTGATCTGGTGCGCGACCGACCGTGCGAAATCCTGGGAGGGCTGGATGCTCGACCATCGCGTACCGTCCGGCGCCGGCAATTGCGATACGACCGCACTCGACAAGAACCTCGCGCTCGGCCGCGGGATGAACGTCACGGGCACGCCGACGATCTTCCTGCCCGACGGCCGTCGCCTGCCGGGCGCGGTGTCGGCCGACCAGCTGAACCAGGCGCTCGCGTCGAGCAAGTAA
- a CDS encoding UbiH/UbiF family hydroxylase, whose amino-acid sequence MPAMTAHHTFDVAVVGGGLVGKTAALALTQSGYKTALLAQPATPRPADLAFDTRIYALSSSSQALLERLRVWQALDHGRLAPVYDMRVYGDAQAELHFSAYQASVPQLAWIAESSLIETSLDAALRFQPNLTWFDARAQGFDVHDDAAVLTLSSGQVLEADLVVGADGAHSWVRSQMGAKVERRDYRQTGVVANFKASLPHRETASQWFCDGEIVALLPLPDGHVSLVWSAHTAHADELLALDPAQLAAEVERVSHGRVGALECVTPAAGFPLALQTVDKLIAPRVALVGDAAHLIHPLAGQGMNLGLRDVAALADAIANKESFRNLGDTVLLRRYERSRREDIRALMVATDGLQRLFAVPGSFAKAVRNAGMAFVGAQPLVKRWLVSAALG is encoded by the coding sequence ATGCCCGCCATGACTGCCCACCACACCTTCGATGTCGCCGTGGTCGGCGGCGGGCTCGTCGGCAAGACGGCCGCGCTCGCGCTGACCCAGTCCGGCTACAAGACCGCCTTGCTCGCCCAGCCGGCGACACCGCGCCCCGCCGATCTCGCGTTCGACACGCGCATCTACGCGCTGTCGTCCAGTTCGCAGGCGTTGCTGGAGCGACTGCGGGTCTGGCAGGCGCTCGACCATGGCCGGCTCGCACCGGTCTACGACATGCGCGTGTACGGTGATGCGCAGGCGGAACTGCATTTCTCCGCATACCAGGCTTCCGTGCCGCAGCTGGCGTGGATCGCCGAATCGTCGCTGATCGAGACGTCGCTCGATGCCGCGCTGCGATTCCAGCCGAACCTCACGTGGTTCGATGCGCGCGCGCAGGGTTTCGACGTGCACGACGACGCGGCCGTGCTGACGCTGTCGTCCGGGCAGGTGCTCGAAGCGGACCTCGTGGTCGGTGCGGACGGCGCGCATTCGTGGGTGCGCTCCCAAATGGGGGCCAAGGTCGAACGACGCGATTACCGGCAGACGGGCGTCGTCGCGAACTTCAAGGCGTCGCTTCCGCATCGCGAGACCGCGAGCCAATGGTTCTGCGACGGCGAGATCGTCGCGCTGCTGCCGCTGCCGGACGGCCACGTATCGCTCGTGTGGTCCGCGCACACCGCACACGCGGACGAATTGCTCGCGCTCGATCCCGCGCAACTCGCGGCCGAGGTCGAGCGCGTGTCGCACGGCCGGGTCGGCGCGCTCGAATGCGTGACGCCGGCCGCCGGCTTCCCGCTAGCACTGCAGACTGTCGACAAGCTGATCGCCCCGCGCGTCGCGCTCGTCGGCGATGCCGCGCACCTGATCCACCCGCTCGCGGGGCAGGGGATGAATCTCGGGTTGCGCGACGTCGCGGCGCTCGCCGACGCGATCGCGAACAAGGAAAGCTTCCGCAACCTCGGCGATACGGTGCTGCTGCGCCGCTATGAGCGTTCGCGCCGCGAGGACATTCGCGCACTGATGGTCGCGACCGACGGGCTGCAGCGGCTGTTCGCGGTGCCCGGCTCGTTTGCGAAGGCGGTACGCAACGCGGGGATGGCCTTCGTCGGTGCGCAGCCGCTCGTGAAGCGCTGGCTCGTGTCGGCCGCGCTCGGCTGA
- a CDS encoding M61 family metallopeptidase has product MTQPIRYSIVPKDLAAHLFEVSVTVADPDPEGQRFALPVWIPGSYLVREFARNIVTLAAFNDAGRKVRIAKTDKNTWQAAPVNGALTLRYDVYAWDLSVRSAYLDDSGGFFNATAVFLSVAGREDAPCEVDISKPAGPAFRTWRVGTSLPEARGTKRYGFGAYRASNYDELADHPVTLGEFALATFDAHGVPHDIVIAGRVTQLDLERLRTDLKRVCEAQIALFEPKSKKAPMDRYVFMTLAVSDGYGGLEHRASTALICNRTDLPVKGRPETTEGYRTYLGLCSHEYFHTWNVKRIKPAAFVPYDLARENYTSLLWLFEGFTSYYDDLMLVRSGLMSQDEYFAALGRTVGGVLRGTGRLKQSVAESSFDAWIKYYRQDENATNAIVSYYTKGSLVALAFDLAIRAQTRNRKSLDDVMRLLWQRYGRDFYRGKQAGVAEDEVEALIEEATGVALGRLFADAVHGTRDLPLAELLAPFGVTLAPEVASGAAAKPTIGARLRGGADCTLAAIYEGGGAHRAGLSAGDTLIALDGLRVTGSNLDSLLARYRPGDKVEVHAFRRDELRTAKLKLDGPEVARYRLTAAAKPAAAHKAREAWLKG; this is encoded by the coding sequence ATGACCCAGCCGATCCGTTATTCGATTGTCCCGAAAGATCTTGCCGCGCACCTGTTCGAAGTGTCGGTGACGGTCGCCGACCCCGATCCCGAAGGCCAGCGCTTCGCGCTGCCGGTATGGATTCCGGGTAGCTATCTCGTGCGCGAGTTCGCGCGCAACATCGTGACGCTCGCCGCGTTCAACGACGCGGGTCGCAAGGTGCGGATCGCGAAAACCGACAAGAACACGTGGCAGGCCGCGCCGGTGAACGGCGCGTTGACGCTGCGCTACGACGTGTACGCATGGGACCTGTCGGTCCGCTCCGCGTATCTCGACGACTCGGGCGGCTTCTTCAACGCCACGGCCGTATTCTTGAGCGTCGCCGGCCGCGAGGATGCGCCGTGCGAAGTCGACATTTCGAAACCGGCAGGCCCGGCGTTCCGCACGTGGCGCGTCGGCACCTCGCTGCCCGAGGCGCGCGGTACCAAGCGCTATGGCTTCGGCGCGTATCGCGCATCGAACTATGACGAGCTCGCCGACCATCCGGTGACGCTCGGCGAATTCGCGCTGGCGACGTTCGACGCGCACGGCGTGCCGCACGACATCGTGATCGCCGGACGCGTGACGCAGCTCGACCTCGAGCGGCTGCGCACCGACCTGAAGCGCGTGTGCGAAGCGCAGATCGCGCTGTTCGAGCCGAAATCGAAGAAGGCGCCGATGGACCGCTACGTGTTCATGACGCTCGCGGTCAGCGACGGCTACGGCGGCCTCGAGCATCGGGCGTCGACCGCGCTGATCTGCAACCGCACCGATCTGCCGGTGAAGGGGCGGCCGGAAACCACGGAAGGCTATCGCACCTATCTCGGCCTGTGCAGCCACGAATACTTCCATACGTGGAACGTGAAGCGCATCAAGCCGGCCGCGTTCGTGCCGTACGACCTTGCGCGGGAAAACTACACGTCACTGCTGTGGCTGTTCGAGGGCTTCACGTCGTATTACGACGACCTGATGCTCGTGCGCAGCGGGCTGATGTCGCAGGACGAATATTTCGCGGCGCTCGGCCGCACGGTCGGCGGCGTGCTGCGCGGCACGGGGCGCCTGAAGCAGAGCGTCGCAGAAAGCTCGTTCGACGCGTGGATCAAGTATTACCGTCAGGACGAGAACGCGACCAACGCGATCGTCAGCTACTACACGAAGGGTTCACTCGTCGCGCTCGCGTTCGATCTCGCGATTCGTGCGCAGACGCGCAACCGCAAGTCGCTCGACGACGTGATGCGTCTGCTGTGGCAACGCTACGGCCGCGATTTCTATCGCGGCAAGCAGGCGGGCGTCGCGGAAGACGAGGTCGAGGCGCTGATCGAGGAAGCGACGGGCGTCGCGCTCGGCAGGCTGTTCGCCGACGCCGTGCATGGCACGCGCGACCTGCCGCTCGCCGAGCTGCTTGCGCCGTTCGGCGTGACACTCGCGCCCGAAGTCGCGTCCGGCGCGGCCGCGAAGCCGACCATCGGCGCGCGCCTGCGCGGCGGCGCGGACTGCACGCTGGCGGCGATCTACGAAGGCGGCGGCGCGCATCGCGCGGGGCTGTCGGCCGGCGACACGCTGATCGCGCTCGACGGGCTGCGCGTCACCGGCTCGAACCTGGACTCTCTGCTCGCACGCTACCGGCCGGGCGACAAGGTCGAGGTGCACGCATTCCGCCGCGACGAACTGCGGACCGCGAAGTTGAAGCTGGACGGTCCGGAAGTCGCACGCTACCGGCTGACGGCGGCCGCAAAGCCGGCCGCCGCGCACAAGGCCCGGGAAGCCTGGCTGAAGGGCTGA
- a CDS encoding FMN-dependent NADH-azoreductase, producing MTTILQINSAARSQGAQSTLLANELTAKLQQSNPGAKVVVRDLLADALPHLDESVLGAFFTPADQRTAEQNAIVAKSDALIAELQAADIIVIGAPMYNFGVSSQLKSYFDWIARAGVTFRYTENGPEGLIKGKKVHVVTARGGKYLGTPNDSQTPYLRSFLGFIGLTDVNFIHAEGLNLGPDAQSAALAGAREAIAAA from the coding sequence ATGACGACCATTCTGCAAATCAATTCCGCTGCGCGTTCGCAAGGTGCGCAATCCACGCTGCTGGCCAACGAACTGACGGCAAAGCTGCAACAATCGAACCCCGGCGCGAAGGTTGTGGTTCGCGACCTGCTGGCCGATGCACTGCCGCACCTCGATGAATCGGTGCTCGGCGCATTCTTCACGCCGGCCGACCAGCGTACCGCGGAACAGAATGCGATCGTCGCCAAGAGCGATGCACTGATCGCCGAACTGCAAGCCGCCGACATCATCGTGATCGGCGCGCCGATGTACAACTTCGGCGTCTCGTCGCAACTGAAGTCGTATTTCGACTGGATCGCACGTGCCGGCGTCACGTTCCGCTATACCGAGAACGGTCCGGAAGGCCTGATCAAGGGCAAGAAGGTTCACGTGGTGACGGCCCGCGGCGGCAAGTACCTGGGTACGCCGAACGACAGCCAGACGCCGTACCTGCGCTCGTTCCTCGGCTTCATCGGCCTGACCGACGTGAACTTCATCCACGCTGAAGGCCTGAACCTCGGGCCGGATGCACAGAGCGCCGCGCTCGCCGGCGCACGCGAAGCGATCGCTGCCGCATAA